From a region of the Neobacillus niacini genome:
- the cysK gene encoding cysteine synthase A, producing MKLYRSILELIGKTPIVKLNKLPDPTGGEVYIKLESFNPGGSVKDRASINMIERAEKEGKLIPGKSTVIEPTSGNTGIGIAMVCAVKGYRCIITMPDNATLERVKILKAYGAEVHLTPASLRMQGAIDEANRLAESISDVFIPMQFENTANADAHRETTAVEILEAFEGSLDALVLTAGTGGTVTGVGEELKKHIPNLKIYVVEPFGSPVLSGGEPGPHKIPGTGPGFIPKILNRTIYDEILLIKDEDAQVTARRLAAEEGIFVGASGASSAYFAVEIAKNLPSSARVLCLAPDTGERYLSSDLFLA from the coding sequence ATGAAACTTTATCGCTCAATTCTTGAATTAATTGGAAAAACTCCGATTGTAAAACTGAATAAATTACCTGACCCAACAGGAGGGGAAGTGTACATAAAACTAGAATCGTTTAACCCAGGAGGAAGTGTCAAAGACCGTGCTTCTATCAATATGATTGAACGTGCAGAAAAAGAGGGTAAATTAATTCCAGGAAAGAGTACCGTTATCGAGCCGACTTCTGGTAATACTGGGATTGGAATTGCTATGGTATGTGCTGTAAAAGGGTACCGGTGTATTATAACGATGCCTGATAACGCGACACTTGAACGTGTGAAGATTTTAAAAGCATATGGAGCGGAGGTTCATCTAACTCCAGCAAGTTTACGAATGCAAGGGGCTATAGATGAAGCAAACAGATTGGCTGAATCAATTTCTGATGTCTTTATTCCCATGCAATTTGAAAATACTGCAAATGCAGATGCACATCGTGAAACAACAGCAGTTGAAATTTTAGAAGCCTTTGAAGGGAGTTTGGATGCCCTTGTGTTGACAGCAGGAACAGGAGGAACCGTCACAGGTGTAGGGGAAGAACTGAAAAAGCATATTCCAAACTTAAAAATTTATGTAGTAGAACCGTTTGGATCCCCTGTGTTATCAGGTGGTGAGCCTGGTCCGCACAAAATCCCAGGAACTGGACCTGGTTTTATTCCTAAGATTTTAAACCGTACTATTTATGATGAAATATTGCTCATTAAGGATGAAGACGCCCAAGTAACGGCACGCCGACTTGCTGCAGAAGAAGGAATCTTTGTAGGTGCATCGGGGGCCTCTTCCGCGTATTTTGCAGTCGAGATAGCAAAGAATCTGCCATCATCAGCTAGAGTGCTTTGCTTAGCTCCAGACACGGGAGAACGTTATCTGTCCTCAGACTTATTTCTAGCTTGA
- a CDS encoding endo-1,4-beta-xylanase, whose protein sequence is MRRKLKRFIALFLAAILIIPSSWITQAAAATNNDIPVLLYHRVVENSTNQWTDTSLEKFERTMQYLNDNGYNTLSAEQYVNIMEGKETAPEKPILLTFDDATPDFITNALPVLKRYNMNSVLFVVSDWIGKGYSMSEEQLKSLTNEPNVSLQNHSKTHEQNSVWNSNITKEQATVEIEAANAYLKSITGKNPVLMAYPYGAYNVSAEEANQENGIKYAFKVGYPNAGNYAMGRHYVMMDTTVEQIASWIGGPAPAPVDQPGIETVYHEKFENGLGIVVQAGNAQVTHVSGKVFAGNDDGKAISVSGRTNNWDGVDIPFNNVGMENGKTYTITVTGFVDENATVHAGAQALLQNVDSYNGLYVAADYAAGQTFTLTGQYTVDTSKDRALRIQSNDAGKSVPFYIGNILITTEKTTAPQTDRVVFHETFEAGLGVATQAGSAKLTPVSELVFEGNSDGKAISVNGRANNWDGVDIPFSSVSMQNGKAYTITVTGFVDSSVSVPEGAQALLQNVDSYNGLYAAADVKAGQTFTLTGQYTVDTSKDRALRIQSNDAGKTVPFYIGDILITEKAVAGGNGDDGRPPADPFTTIDFEDQNMGGFEGRAGTETLTVTNEANHTDGGSYALKVEGRSQAWHGPALHVEKYVDKDSEYKISAWVKLISPATSQLQLSTQVGNGGTASYNNLQGKTINTEDGWVKLEGTYRYSSVGDEFLTIYVESSNNSTASFYIDDITFESTGSGPIEVEDLTPIKDVYQDDFLIGNAVSSSDLEGNRLKLLNMHHNVVTAENAMKPDQAYNAEKQFDFTDENALVDKVLAQGLQLHGHVLVWHQQTPEWLFTTENGAPLSREAALANLRAHVKTVVENYGNKVISWDVVNEAIIDNPPNPTDWKASLRQSGWYKSIGPDFVEQSFLAAKEVLNEKGLNIKLYYNDYNDDNQSKAEAIYQMVKDINEKYAKEHDGDLLIDGIGMQAHYNKNTNPENVKLSLEKFITLGVEVSVTELDITAGTNNVLTEQEATAQGYLYAQLFKIYKEHAEHISRVTFWGLNDATSWRSAQSPLLFDKDLQAKPAYYAVIDPDKFTAENQPEVREVNQGSAVSGTPVIDGTVDGVWSNATELPINRFQMAWQGANGVSKVLWDNENLYVLIQVSDSQLDKSGPNPWEQDSIEVFVDENNAKTSSFEDGDGQYRVNFDNETSFNPVKVGEGFESATKASGNGYTVEVKIPFKTITPENNTKIGFDVQINDGKDGARQSAATWNDLTGLGYQDTSVFGVLTLMKTDTTAPVTTDNAPEDWVNKDVTITFNANDNDTGVAATYYSIDNEVVQNGNSVTISEEGVHTLTYWSVDKAGNVEQVHTKTIKLDKTGPILDIKLDKTTLSPVNHKMVPITAAINASDADSGIHSVVLTSITSNEAIQPDDIQNANYNKPISGTTDSFKLRAERLGNGNGRVYTITYTATDKAGNVTTKSVEVSVPRDQSKK, encoded by the coding sequence ATGAGGAGAAAGTTGAAAAGATTTATTGCATTATTTCTTGCAGCTATTTTGATCATTCCGTCAAGCTGGATTACACAGGCTGCGGCGGCAACCAACAATGATATTCCAGTTCTTCTGTACCATCGAGTTGTCGAAAATTCTACTAATCAATGGACGGATACCAGCCTTGAAAAGTTTGAACGGACTATGCAGTATCTTAATGACAACGGTTACAATACCTTATCAGCAGAACAATATGTGAACATCATGGAAGGAAAAGAAACGGCTCCTGAAAAACCGATTCTACTAACTTTTGATGATGCTACACCTGACTTCATTACCAACGCTCTTCCCGTATTGAAACGGTATAACATGAACTCTGTTCTGTTTGTTGTCAGTGACTGGATTGGCAAAGGGTACAGTATGTCAGAAGAACAATTGAAAAGCCTCACGAATGAACCTAATGTCAGTCTCCAGAATCATTCTAAAACTCACGAACAAAACTCTGTTTGGAACTCTAATATAACTAAGGAACAAGCCACGGTAGAAATTGAAGCAGCAAACGCATACTTAAAGTCTATTACCGGTAAAAATCCAGTCCTTATGGCTTACCCATATGGTGCATATAATGTAAGTGCAGAAGAAGCAAATCAAGAGAATGGCATTAAATATGCATTTAAGGTTGGATACCCTAACGCTGGGAACTATGCTATGGGCCGTCATTATGTAATGATGGATACGACTGTAGAACAAATTGCTTCCTGGATCGGCGGTCCAGCACCAGCACCAGTAGACCAGCCAGGAATTGAAACTGTCTATCATGAAAAATTTGAAAATGGTTTAGGCATTGTCGTTCAAGCTGGAAATGCACAAGTAACCCACGTTTCTGGTAAGGTTTTTGCAGGCAATGACGATGGAAAAGCCATCTCTGTTAGCGGCAGGACGAACAACTGGGACGGCGTCGATATCCCATTCAACAATGTCGGTATGGAAAACGGCAAAACTTATACGATTACAGTTACTGGTTTTGTTGACGAAAATGCAACTGTTCATGCAGGCGCACAAGCTTTACTGCAGAACGTAGACAGCTATAACGGTTTGTATGTTGCCGCAGATTATGCAGCGGGACAGACTTTTACTTTAACGGGTCAGTATACCGTGGATACTAGTAAAGATAGAGCACTACGTATCCAATCAAATGATGCTGGGAAATCTGTTCCGTTTTACATTGGAAACATCTTGATTACAACTGAAAAAACGACTGCACCTCAAACCGATAGAGTAGTATTTCACGAAACATTTGAAGCTGGTCTTGGTGTGGCTACACAAGCGGGAAGTGCAAAATTGACCCCTGTTTCTGAGCTCGTTTTTGAAGGCAATAGTGATGGAAAAGCGATTTCTGTTAATGGAAGGGCAAACAACTGGGACGGAGTTGATATCCCGTTCAGCAGTGTCAGCATGCAAAACGGCAAAGCCTATACCATTACAGTTACTGGTTTTGTTGATAGCAGTGTGAGTGTTCCGGAAGGTGCACAAGCTTTGCTTCAGAATGTAGACAGCTATAACGGCTTGTATGCAGCCGCAGATGTTAAGGCAGGTCAAACATTTACTCTAACGGGTCAATATACCGTTGATACGAGCAAAGATAGAGCACTACGAATTCAATCAAATGATGCAGGGAAAACCGTTCCCTTCTATATCGGAGATATTCTTATTACCGAGAAGGCAGTTGCTGGTGGCAACGGTGACGATGGAAGACCACCTGCTGATCCATTTACAACAATTGATTTTGAAGACCAAAATATGGGTGGTTTCGAGGGAAGAGCTGGTACCGAAACACTGACAGTGACCAATGAAGCCAATCATACTGATGGCGGTTCCTATGCTTTGAAGGTTGAAGGCAGATCACAAGCTTGGCATGGACCAGCATTACACGTAGAGAAATATGTTGACAAGGATTCGGAGTATAAAATTTCTGCCTGGGTGAAGCTGATTTCACCAGCAACTTCACAGCTTCAGCTTTCTACACAGGTCGGCAATGGTGGAACTGCTAGTTACAATAATCTTCAAGGAAAAACAATCAACACTGAAGATGGCTGGGTTAAACTCGAGGGAACGTACCGTTATAGCAGTGTAGGTGATGAGTTTTTAACCATTTATGTAGAAAGCTCGAATAATAGCACAGCCTCCTTTTATATCGATGATATTACTTTTGAATCGACTGGTTCGGGTCCGATTGAAGTTGAGGACTTGACACCTATAAAAGATGTTTATCAAGACGATTTCTTAATTGGAAACGCTGTCTCATCTTCTGATCTTGAAGGCAATAGACTTAAGCTTCTCAACATGCATCACAATGTCGTCACAGCAGAGAATGCAATGAAGCCAGATCAAGCGTATAATGCGGAAAAACAATTTGACTTTACTGATGAAAATGCGCTTGTCGACAAGGTTTTGGCTCAGGGATTGCAGCTGCATGGTCACGTGCTTGTATGGCATCAACAGACGCCAGAATGGTTATTTACAACTGAAAACGGTGCCCCTTTGAGCCGTGAGGCAGCACTAGCAAATTTAAGGGCCCATGTTAAAACAGTCGTAGAAAATTACGGTAACAAGGTAATTTCATGGGACGTGGTAAACGAAGCAATCATCGATAACCCGCCGAACCCAACGGATTGGAAGGCATCACTTCGTCAATCTGGCTGGTACAAATCGATTGGACCAGACTTCGTAGAACAATCATTCCTTGCTGCAAAAGAGGTACTGAATGAAAAAGGCTTGAATATCAAGCTATATTACAATGATTACAATGATGATAATCAGAGCAAAGCCGAAGCCATTTATCAGATGGTGAAAGATATCAATGAAAAGTATGCTAAAGAGCATGATGGGGATCTTCTCATTGACGGAATTGGCATGCAAGCGCACTACAATAAAAACACTAATCCTGAAAATGTTAAACTCTCCCTAGAGAAGTTTATTACATTGGGGGTAGAAGTCAGTGTGACTGAACTTGACATTACCGCTGGAACCAATAACGTACTTACTGAGCAGGAAGCAACGGCACAGGGTTATTTATACGCACAATTGTTCAAGATTTACAAAGAACACGCAGAGCATATCTCACGTGTAACTTTCTGGGGACTAAATGATGCAACGAGCTGGAGATCTGCACAGAGTCCATTGTTGTTTGATAAAGATTTGCAAGCAAAACCAGCTTACTATGCTGTTATCGATCCAGACAAATTTACTGCAGAAAATCAACCTGAGGTAAGAGAGGTTAATCAAGGAAGTGCTGTTTCCGGCACACCAGTGATTGATGGAACTGTAGATGGTGTTTGGAGCAATGCAACGGAACTGCCGATTAATCGTTTCCAAATGGCTTGGCAGGGAGCAAACGGGGTATCCAAGGTCCTCTGGGATAATGAAAACCTGTATGTTTTAATTCAAGTAAGTGACTCACAGCTCGACAAATCGGGTCCAAATCCATGGGAACAGGATTCCATTGAAGTCTTTGTCGATGAGAATAATGCAAAGACATCTTCCTTCGAAGATGGTGATGGGCAATATCGAGTAAACTTTGACAATGAAACATCCTTTAACCCTGTCAAAGTTGGAGAAGGTTTCGAATCTGCAACCAAAGCATCAGGTAATGGCTATACCGTTGAAGTAAAGATTCCGTTCAAAACCATTACACCAGAAAACAATACGAAAATCGGTTTTGATGTTCAGATTAATGACGGTAAAGATGGTGCTCGTCAAAGTGCTGCAACATGGAACGATTTAACTGGTCTGGGATATCAGGACACTTCTGTGTTCGGCGTCCTGACACTTATGAAGACTGACACCACTGCACCTGTTACAACCGACAACGCACCAGAAGATTGGGTTAATAAAGATGTTACGATTACTTTCAATGCAAATGATAATGATACTGGTGTAGCAGCAACCTATTATAGTATTGATAATGAGGTCGTACAAAACGGGAATTCAGTTACTATTTCTGAAGAGGGTGTTCACACTCTAACATACTGGAGTGTAGACAAAGCTGGAAATGTCGAGCAGGTTCATACAAAAACAATTAAACTAGATAAGACCGGACCAATCTTAGATATTAAGCTCGACAAAACAACATTATCACCAGTTAATCATAAAATGGTGCCAATAACGGCTGCTATTAATGCTTCTGATGCCGATTCAGGAATTCATTCAGTAGTGTTAACATCAATTACTAGCAATGAAGCCATCCAACCTGATGATATTCAGAATGCCAATTATAATAAACCTATTTCTGGTACGACTGATTCCTTTAAACTTCGTGCTGAAAGATTAGGAAACGGTAATGGCCGTGTTTACACCATTACTTATACGGCCACAGATAAAGCTGGTAATGTGACAACAAAAAGTGTTGAAGTTTCCGTTCCACGCGACCAATCAAAAAAATAA
- a CDS encoding DUF4367 domain-containing protein, translating to MTDKIPSFKEDIDMIHVPTDKLNTIISNFSLDSDSRKQQVKRKRNRILIAAACLLIGIPTTALGAVKAYDMIVQKQNYEVNISVANKIFKKRDSWYKMKVGYLPENMEANDRLAMKYSFKDNYANGGLSFILWRLGENSDFQTLYANDYEEKEINGRKAVIVNKDTGNKNVMFDRQVFLLFEEEGMMLESYVGTDVSDEQMMKVIEGISLEPTTEEKATYAADYDPALFSKAKEPTESRVIPLKKDSKQLFKVGQTVPVTIEMNGTESKLEYEIEKVEVFDSIKDFKQGNFNQLGLEILSENKALDQTNKFLPYKRDVYKVGNGKDSVDKLVESQLVNLKFVYLTTTVKNNGKQATEEIYMHPSLQVLNFEKNAWNYAGKDGIAEDSIMTGEVDYLEPHGDGKGFYNIGSIQPGQTMEVNLGYFVDDDKLDSIFLDIFHYSGFGDTENMNAEDRWWIDIRQ from the coding sequence ATGACAGACAAAATTCCATCGTTTAAGGAAGACATTGACATGATTCATGTTCCGACTGATAAGCTTAATACGATTATATCGAACTTTTCATTGGACTCTGATTCAAGAAAACAGCAGGTCAAGCGTAAAAGGAATCGTATTTTAATCGCCGCTGCCTGCTTATTGATTGGCATACCGACGACCGCCTTAGGTGCAGTAAAAGCCTATGATATGATTGTACAAAAACAAAATTATGAAGTGAATATTTCAGTGGCAAATAAGATTTTCAAAAAGAGAGACAGTTGGTATAAGATGAAAGTCGGCTATTTACCAGAAAATATGGAAGCAAACGATAGGTTGGCTATGAAATATTCCTTTAAAGATAACTATGCAAATGGTGGGCTTTCATTCATTCTATGGAGATTAGGGGAAAATTCTGATTTTCAAACTTTGTATGCAAACGATTACGAAGAAAAGGAGATCAATGGTAGGAAAGCAGTGATTGTTAATAAAGATACTGGAAACAAAAATGTAATGTTTGATAGACAGGTCTTTCTCTTATTCGAAGAAGAGGGGATGATGTTAGAAAGTTATGTTGGAACTGATGTAAGTGATGAACAAATGATGAAAGTCATAGAGGGCATTTCACTTGAACCAACAACGGAGGAAAAGGCAACATACGCAGCGGATTATGATCCAGCCCTTTTTAGTAAAGCGAAGGAACCAACAGAATCTCGCGTTATTCCTTTGAAAAAAGACAGCAAACAACTATTTAAGGTAGGTCAAACGGTTCCTGTAACCATAGAAATGAATGGAACCGAAAGTAAACTTGAATATGAGATAGAAAAAGTTGAAGTTTTTGATTCAATCAAAGATTTTAAACAAGGGAACTTTAATCAATTGGGACTAGAAATACTAAGCGAGAATAAGGCTTTAGATCAAACCAATAAATTTTTACCGTACAAACGGGATGTATATAAAGTAGGAAATGGTAAAGATTCTGTTGACAAATTAGTAGAGTCGCAATTAGTTAATCTGAAATTTGTCTACTTGACAACCACAGTGAAAAATAATGGTAAACAGGCAACAGAAGAAATCTATATGCATCCGTCCTTACAAGTGCTTAACTTTGAAAAGAATGCATGGAACTATGCTGGAAAAGATGGAATCGCCGAAGATAGTATTATGACGGGCGAAGTTGATTATCTAGAACCTCACGGAGACGGAAAAGGCTTTTACAATATTGGCAGTATCCAACCTGGACAAACGATGGAGGTTAACCTAGGATATTTTGTAGATGATGATAAACTGGATTCAATCTTCCTTGATATTTTCCATTACAGTGGATTTGGTGACACTGAAAACATGAATGCGGAAGATCGTTGGTGGATTGATATTCGTCAATAA
- a CDS encoding SEC-C metal-binding domain-containing protein has protein sequence MIYCPNKDEKRAIQILKQALELEGLEDELDVMDRLEELYNKLEMTQESMVLKQKIIEMQKPSHHYVQEWKKTIKSSRNAPQIKVTKVGRNDPCPCGSGKKLKKCCG, from the coding sequence ATGATATATTGTCCGAACAAGGATGAAAAAAGAGCGATTCAAATCTTAAAACAAGCTCTTGAGTTAGAAGGTCTGGAAGATGAACTTGATGTAATGGATCGACTTGAGGAGCTATACAATAAGCTGGAAATGACACAAGAGTCTATGGTGCTTAAGCAAAAAATCATTGAAATGCAAAAGCCAAGTCATCATTATGTGCAAGAGTGGAAAAAAACAATAAAGTCATCTAGGAATGCTCCCCAAATCAAAGTAACAAAAGTAGGAAGAAATGATCCTTGCCCATGCGGCAGTGGTAAAAAGTTAAAGAAATGTTGTGGTTGA
- a CDS encoding ABC-F family ATP-binding cassette domain-containing protein — translation MSVLNVQNLSHGFGDRAIFNNVSFRLLKGEHVGLVGANGEGKSTFMNIVTGKLQPDEGKVEWSRKVRVGYLDQHAVLQKGTTMREALSTAFQYLFDAEAEINELYAKMGDEGADIDALLAEVGELQETLDSNDFYQINSKVEEVARGLGLDDVGLDRDVDDLSGGQRTKVLLAKLLLEKPEILLLDEPTNYLDEQHIEWLKRYLQEYENAFILISHDIPFLNNVVNLIYHMENQELNRYVGDYDNFLNIYEMKKQQLESAYKRQQQEIANLKDFVARNKASVATRNMAMSRQKKLDKMEIIELGKEKPKPEFNFKEARSSSRWIFETEDLVIGYNEPLSRPLNLKMERGQKIAFVGANGIGKSTLLKSILGLINPISGKVERGEYQYVGYFEQEVKQSNYNTCIEEIWSTFPSMNQAEVRAALAKCGLTTKHIESKVEVLSGGEKAKVRLCKIINTETNLLILDEPTNHLDVDAKEELKRALKAYRGSILMVSHEPDFYREIATDIWNCEDWTTKVF, via the coding sequence ATGAGCGTATTAAACGTACAAAATTTAAGCCACGGTTTCGGTGATCGTGCGATTTTTAATAATGTGTCTTTTCGACTTTTAAAAGGCGAACACGTTGGACTAGTTGGAGCAAATGGTGAGGGTAAGTCTACTTTCATGAATATTGTTACCGGGAAACTGCAACCCGACGAGGGGAAAGTAGAGTGGTCACGAAAGGTTCGTGTTGGATATTTAGACCAGCATGCTGTTCTTCAAAAAGGTACGACGATGCGTGAAGCTTTAAGTACTGCATTTCAATATCTATTCGATGCTGAAGCAGAGATCAATGAACTTTATGCAAAAATGGGTGACGAAGGTGCTGATATCGATGCACTGCTTGCTGAAGTTGGGGAGCTGCAAGAAACGTTAGATAGTAATGATTTCTATCAAATTAATTCAAAAGTGGAGGAAGTTGCTCGTGGTCTAGGATTAGACGATGTTGGACTCGACCGAGATGTAGATGATCTTAGCGGCGGGCAACGTACGAAGGTTTTACTAGCTAAGCTTTTGCTTGAAAAGCCTGAAATCCTATTACTTGATGAGCCTACAAACTATTTGGATGAACAGCATATCGAATGGTTGAAGCGCTACCTGCAGGAATATGAGAATGCATTTATCTTGATTTCACATGATATTCCATTCTTGAACAATGTTGTTAATTTGATCTACCACATGGAAAACCAAGAGTTGAATCGCTATGTTGGTGACTATGATAACTTCCTTAATATTTATGAAATGAAGAAGCAGCAGCTAGAGTCTGCTTACAAACGTCAACAACAAGAAATTGCGAATTTGAAGGATTTCGTTGCTCGTAACAAGGCAAGTGTGGCAACACGTAATATGGCGATGTCTCGTCAAAAGAAGCTCGACAAAATGGAAATTATTGAATTAGGGAAAGAGAAGCCGAAACCTGAGTTTAACTTTAAGGAAGCTCGTTCATCTAGTCGTTGGATTTTCGAGACTGAAGATCTTGTTATAGGTTACAATGAACCACTTTCTCGCCCTCTGAATTTAAAAATGGAACGCGGTCAAAAAATTGCATTCGTGGGTGCAAATGGTATTGGTAAGTCTACTCTTTTAAAAAGTATTCTTGGGTTGATTAATCCCATTTCAGGTAAAGTGGAACGTGGTGAGTATCAATACGTCGGTTACTTTGAGCAGGAAGTTAAACAGTCTAACTACAACACTTGTATTGAAGAGATTTGGAGCACGTTCCCAAGTATGAATCAAGCTGAAGTCCGAGCTGCTCTTGCAAAATGCGGGTTAACGACGAAACATATTGAGAGTAAAGTCGAAGTCCTTTCTGGCGGCGAAAAAGCCAAAGTTCGGTTGTGTAAAATTATTAACACTGAAACGAACTTATTAATTCTCGACGAACCTACCAATCACTTGGATGTTGACGCAAAAGAAGAATTGAAGCGTGCTTTAAAGGCATATCGCGGAAGTATCTTGATGGTATCACACGAACCTGATTTCTATCGTGAAATTGCGACTGATATTTGGAATTGTGAGGATTGGACTACGAAAGTGTTTTAA
- the mmuM gene encoding homocysteine S-methyltransferase, with amino-acid sequence MNPIEQILDNYPIMIIDGAMATELENYGCNLNDRLWSAKILMENQELIKQVHLDYFKAGADCAITASYQATIEGYKERGLSEKEATDLIKKSVQLAINARDEFWDKTENQKNRPKPIVAASVGPYGAFLADGSEYRGDYVLNEDELVSFHRERIRILVEAGADILACETIPCLIEAKAITRVIREFPEIYAWISFSAKDELHISNGEKMSDCVMWLEGEKQIAAIGINCSSPDFIDSLIKEIKGKTSKPIIVYPNSGEEYDATNKKWNEGASSKQFTICTQRWYEAGAKIIGGCCRTKPEDIKAINDWARK; translated from the coding sequence ATGAATCCGATAGAACAGATCTTAGATAATTATCCAATTATGATTATCGATGGAGCAATGGCTACAGAGCTTGAGAATTATGGGTGTAATCTAAATGACCGTTTATGGTCAGCAAAGATATTAATGGAAAATCAAGAGCTGATCAAGCAGGTTCATTTAGATTATTTTAAAGCGGGTGCAGATTGTGCCATAACAGCTAGTTATCAAGCTACTATTGAAGGTTATAAGGAAAGAGGGCTATCTGAAAAAGAGGCCACTGATTTAATTAAAAAGTCTGTTCAACTTGCTATTAATGCACGTGATGAATTTTGGGATAAGACCGAAAATCAGAAGAACAGACCTAAACCAATAGTGGCTGCATCAGTCGGTCCATATGGTGCTTTTCTTGCGGATGGTTCTGAATATCGTGGGGATTATGTATTAAATGAGGATGAACTAGTTTCTTTTCATAGAGAGAGAATTAGAATACTAGTTGAAGCTGGTGCTGATATCCTAGCGTGTGAAACCATTCCATGTCTGATAGAGGCTAAAGCAATAACAAGGGTGATAAGAGAATTCCCAGAAATCTACGCTTGGATTAGTTTTAGTGCAAAAGATGAGCTTCATATTAGTAATGGAGAAAAAATGTCTGATTGTGTGATGTGGCTAGAAGGGGAGAAGCAAATAGCTGCCATTGGTATTAATTGCTCATCACCAGATTTTATTGATTCATTAATTAAAGAAATAAAAGGAAAAACTTCTAAACCAATTATTGTTTATCCAAATTCAGGTGAAGAATATGATGCTACGAATAAAAAATGGAATGAAGGAGCTTCTTCTAAACAATTTACCATTTGCACTCAACGCTGGTACGAAGCGGGAGCAAAAATAATAGGTGGGTGTTGTAGGACGAAACCTGAAGATATAAAAGCTATTAATGATTGGGCACGTAAGTAG
- a CDS encoding sigma-70 family RNA polymerase sigma factor, translated as MESRLNLISKAKKGDINAFQALIHIEKEKLYKMAFVYMRNEDDALEVFQETIYKTFESLSKLKNDEYFSTWMTRILINSAIDSLRKKKRVVPINQEVLENASDTSSFNSDVQIDLLKAMEEIEEKYKTVLLLRYYQDYTVKQIASMLKCPEGTVKTNIRRGLDKLKEKMKGVYSDDRQNSIV; from the coding sequence ATGGAATCTAGGTTGAACTTAATATCCAAAGCTAAAAAAGGGGATATAAATGCATTTCAGGCATTAATACATATTGAGAAGGAAAAATTGTACAAGATGGCATTTGTGTATATGCGGAATGAAGATGATGCATTAGAAGTGTTTCAAGAAACGATTTATAAAACTTTTGAATCGCTGTCAAAACTAAAAAATGACGAATATTTCTCCACATGGATGACGCGTATTTTGATTAATTCAGCGATTGATTCGTTAAGAAAGAAAAAGAGAGTAGTTCCAATCAATCAAGAAGTGCTGGAAAACGCTAGTGATACCTCATCTTTCAATTCTGATGTACAAATTGACCTTCTTAAAGCAATGGAAGAAATTGAGGAAAAATATAAAACGGTATTACTGTTAAGGTATTATCAAGATTATACGGTTAAACAGATCGCCTCGATGCTTAAATGTCCAGAGGGAACGGTGAAAACGAATATCCGGCGCGGGTTAGACAAACTTAAGGAGAAAATGAAGGGGGTTTACAGTGATGACAGACAAAATTCCATCGTTTAA
- a CDS encoding amino acid ABC transporter ATP-binding protein: protein MIKVENLHKYFDQQHVLKGINFSVNKGEVVSILGPSGSGKSTLLRCINFLEQPTNGIVEISGKRVNVESARKVDIQSLRLSTGMVFQQYNLFKNLTVLQNVMIGLTSVKNISSNEAKKVSAEILEKVGLQDRLEHYPVQLSGGQQQRVGIARALALNPEVLLFDEPTSSLDPELVGEVLTVIKDVAKEGNTMLIVTHELNFAREISDRIIFMENGMILEEGTAEQMFTNPSVERTKQFISKVLKK, encoded by the coding sequence ATGATTAAAGTGGAAAATCTCCATAAATATTTTGACCAACAGCATGTGTTAAAAGGGATAAATTTTTCCGTTAATAAAGGAGAGGTTGTTTCTATTTTAGGACCAAGTGGTTCAGGGAAATCAACCTTGTTACGCTGTATCAATTTCTTAGAACAACCTACAAATGGCATCGTTGAAATTAGTGGGAAGAGAGTAAATGTTGAATCCGCTAGAAAGGTAGATATTCAGTCTTTACGATTATCCACAGGAATGGTCTTTCAACAGTATAACTTATTTAAAAATTTAACAGTGTTACAGAATGTGATGATTGGCTTAACAAGTGTGAAGAATATAAGTTCGAATGAAGCGAAGAAGGTAAGTGCAGAAATCCTAGAAAAAGTTGGTCTTCAAGATAGATTGGAGCATTATCCAGTACAGCTATCGGGTGGACAACAACAAAGGGTTGGTATTGCTCGAGCACTGGCACTCAATCCAGAGGTTTTATTATTTGATGAGCCGACTTCATCGCTTGATCCAGAGTTAGTTGGGGAAGTGTTAACTGTTATAAAAGATGTAGCAAAGGAAGGCAATACCATGCTGATTGTCACACACGAGCTTAATTTTGCACGTGAAATTTCTGATCGAATTATCTTTATGGAAAATGGAATGATTCTTGAAGAAGGAACAGCAGAACAAATGTTTACAAATCCAAGTGTTGAAAGAACGAAGCAGTTTATAAGTAAAGTATTAAAAAAGTAG